From Juglans regia cultivar Chandler chromosome 6, Walnut 2.0, whole genome shotgun sequence, the proteins below share one genomic window:
- the LOC108994527 gene encoding uncharacterized protein LOC108994527: MVQGKKGSPLVYILLVVLSVVAFGFAFAAKGRTCTGRLVEDPQTDATYCLYDPDVATFYGATAFLFLLCSQFLLMSVTKCMCIGRPLPSTGCKRAWPCIYLVSSWVTFLVAEACLIAGAMRNAYHTKYWSMISVQDLSCLTLRQGAFFAGAVFVVATLINNVYYYLYFTKAATAQVANKNNGAYPTVEVTVDA, encoded by the exons ATGGTACAAGGAAAAAAGGGCTCGCCCCTCGTGTATATTCTGTTGGTGGTTCTAAGCGTAGTGGCCTTTGGGTTCGCCTTTGCTGCTAAGGGTCGAACATGTACA GGCCGTTTAGTCGAAGATCCTCAGACAGATGCAACTTACTGTCTTTACGACCCAGATGTTGCTACTTTTTATGGAGCCACTGCTTTCTTGTTCCTTCTTTGTAGTCAATTTTTACTAATGAGCGTGACAAAGTGTATGTGTATTGGGAGACCTTTACCCAGTACTGGTTGCAAACGAGCATGGCCTTGTATTTATTTAGTGTCATCATG GGTGACTTTTCTGGTTGCAGAAGCATGTCTAATTGCAGGTGCTATGAGAAATGCCTACCACACAAAGTATTGGTCAATGATTTCTGTTCAAGATCTCTCATGTCTAACATTAAGGCAAGGTGCTTTCTTCGCCGGAGCAGTGTTTGTGGTTGCAACATTGATTAACAATGTgtattactacttgtatttcaCCAAGGCAGCTACTGCTCAGGTGGCTAACAAAAACAATGGTGCTTACCCAACAGTTGAGGTGACTGTGGATGCATAG